Below is a window of Staphylococcus succinus DNA.
GAAAGGCATTGATTTATCAGAAGTTGCTTCTCAATCAAATGATGTAGTTAGAAAAGAACATATTGCTCAAAGCCAACAACAACCTGCTTCACAGCAAGCGCCAGCTAAAGAAGAAGCTAAAAAACCAGCACAACAAAATCCAACTAAACCTGTAATACGTGAGAAAATGTCTCGTCGTAAAAAAACAGCTGCTAAAAAGTTATTAGAAGTATCAAATAACACAGCGATGTTAACGACATTTAATGAAATAGACATGACTAACGTAATGAATTTACGTAAACGTAAAAAAGAACAGTTCATCAAAGATCATGATGGTACTAAACTTGGCTTCATGTCATTCTTTACAAAAGCAGCAGTAGCAGCATTGAAAAAATATCCTGAAGTAAATGCTGAAATTGACGGTGACGACATGATTACAAAACAATATTATGATATTGGTGTCGCTGTTTCTACAGAGGATGGTCTTCTCGTACCTTTCGTTAGAGATTGTGACAAGAAAAACTTTGCTGAAATTGAAAACGAAATTGCTAATTTAGCTAAGAAAGCACGTGATAAAAAACTTGGTTTAGATGACATGGTCAATGGCTCATTTACTATTACTAATGGTGGTATTTTTGGCTCAATGATGTCAACCCCAATTATCAACGGCAGCCAAGCTGCTATACTTGGCATGCATTCAATTATTACACGACCAATTGCAGTAGATGCTGATACAATTGAAAATCGTCCAATGATGTATATTGCATTAAGCTATGATCACAGAATAATTGATGGAAAAGAAGCAGTTGGATTCTTGAAAACAATTAAAGAATTAATTGAAAACCCTGAAGATTTATTATTAGAATCTTAATCCACAACACAAAATAGTTTATTAATCCTAATACAACGGCGTTCAGCGTCGTTGTATTTTTCAATTCAATTACATACACATAATAAGACATGATTTAATAAAAAGTCTTATTAATTAATGCTTTATCACTTGCGTGTATACCTTCAACTAACTTAATATTATATTACTTTTAATAACTAAATCCGTAATAGCTAATAAAAAGCCTTCACTCTACCAGAAGTGAGGGCTTTTTTGATATTGATCATCATCGACTTCCATTGTCTATTGACGCTAATTTATGACATGACTGCTTGAGTAAATAATAGACTGTGTACATTTAACAAATAACAGCTTATTTAGCTCTTAAGACTGCTAAATATATGTCGTGAAATACTATAAATTCCAATAACGCACTTAAAAATTTAAGCAAAACTTTAGCATACGTTTAAAAATCTGAGTTAGAAAAATCAAAACGTTCCTATGTACTGCCTTTAAATTTTATAATGCGCAACAACATTAAATTAAATGTTGTTTATAATAGTCCCGAGGACTGCATCCATATGTTGTTTTAAAGCGTCTATAAAAATTAGAATAATCACTAAAACCACATAGAACTGCAACTTGTTGAGGACTTTCTCCATTTTTCAACATACACTGTGCACTTTGTAACCTCTTCTGTATTAAATAACGATAAGGTGGATATCCTACTAATTTTGAAAAATGCTGGGTGATTTTATGTCTGCTCACATAAAATTTCTTTTCCAGTTCTTCTAACGATATTGGTTCAGCGTAATGTAACTCCATATAATCTAATACTTGTCTCACTAGTTGTGATTCTGGATCATCTATGACAGTTATAGAAGTATTTTCAAGAAACACTCGGTTTAAAATAATAAAAAACTGGGTGAGTAAGGATTGCTCGGCTAATTTTTTCCCGAAACGTTGATGATCTTGTTCATCAATTAATCCTTGTAATAAATAGTATAATTCTCGTTTCTCTGATTCTTTAAATTGTAATTTGCTTTTAAAATCATTATTTTGTGTATTAAAACATGCAGCTAGCTGACAATTTGAATTAGATAAAGACGCTAATAATTTCCTATCAAACCTTAAACCAATACGTTCAGCGTGTCCATCCATTTGTTCATTTAATTGATGAAACTCATAGGGTGCAATTATCAACATTGAACCGACATCTAATTGGTATTGTCTTCCTTCTATTGTGTAAAGCATATTTCCAGATAATGAAAAGAATATTTCATAATGATCATGATAATGTAATTCATTACCAAAATGACCATCACTAATCTTATGCCACGCAATATATTCATTTTCATTAGGTAAAGAAATAGAATCTAATTTAACATTAAAATCCCCTGTGAATGACAATTTAGTTCCTCCTACTCAAAAAACAATCTTTTTCCCCTTAATTACAATGTTCATAATTTTCTAATAATTTATAATGTATATTATATCATTTATTTAGGGAAAGGTGAGTTATATGATGCGACCACAAATAGGTGTACAAATGATGATGCTCAAACAAGAAGTAGCAGAAAAAGGTATTTATAACGTTTTGAGAAGTATTGATACATTAGGTTATCATGCCGTAGAAGTTTCACAAATAGAAATGACAGAACACAATATATCTGAAATGCAAAGAGCAATTAATGACTTTAACATTAATATTGCGGCGATGTCCTGTGGTGTTGAAGATATATCAACAACTCAAAAATACCCAGGCGATACTTTACAACATAACTTTAATAAGATTGTTGCAGATTGTCATGCTGTTGATTGTACAATATTAAGAATAGGCATGTTACCTATTAATTATATGGGATCAAGAGAAAAAACATTACAATTTGCTAGCATTTGCGAAAAGTATGCTAAAAAGTTAAAAAAAGAAGGCATTGATTTATATTATCATGCCCATAACTTAGAATTTGTACGCTACGATGATAAATTTATGCTTGATATTATGCGTGATCATACAGAACAACTTGGTTTTGAATTAGATATTCATTGGCTATGGAGAGCTGGATTAAATCCAATAGATATTATTCCTCATTATAAGAACCGTATTCGCGCGATTCATTTAAAAGATTATCGCATCGGTGAAATTGACATGACGCAATATCCAGGAGAAGGGCAAGAAAAAATATATTATATGTTACATATGATTACACAATTTGCAGAATTGGGCCAAGGCACTTTACCCTTAAAAGATATTATCACATCAGCGTTAAACAACGGAAGCGAATATTTCTTTGTAGAACAAGATGAGCTATACGGATCTGACCCTTATAACTGTTTAACAGTTAGTCGCGATTATTTAATAACATCAGGCTATAAATCATGGTTTTAGCAATATATGCTATACAAGGTATTTATCAGCAATATCATATCTATGCTTAGTTTATGATTATATAAATGCAAAGAAGGGAAAATTATTTATGTTAAAAAATATCGAAATATCTGGATTTTCAGATGAAATATCATCTGATTTTGACGTACAACTAGCTACAGTTCATAAATTAGGGATGCGTTATATCTCTCTTAGAGGTATAGACGGTTACAATATCAGTCAATTTTCGGTAACTAACATTAAAAGCAATGTATTACCCAAATTAAAAAAATTCAATATTGGCGTATCCTCCATTGGATCGCCAATTGGTAAAATTTACATTGATGATGAAGAAGCATTTAAATCTCAATTACACAGCTTAAAAAACTTATGTGAAATAGCAAAAGTATTAGAATGTAACTATATACGCATCTTTAGTTTCTATATTCCAGAGACTGCTAATTTTGATGATTATCAAGCCGAGGTAATTGCCAAACTCAAACAATTTTCAAACATTGCAAAAATGTACGATATTACGCTACTTCACGAAAATGAAAAAGAAATATATGGTGATATCGCAAGGCGTTGCAATACGATACTTACTGAAGTCGGATCGCCACATTTCAAAGCTATTTTTGATTTTGCAAACTTTGTACAATGTGGTGAAAATACTCAAGCTTGTTATGATTTGTTGGCTGACCATATTAAATATATTCATATTAAAGACGCTGTATACGAGAATAATGCCAATGTTGTTTGTGGGAAAGGCAACGGGCAAATTAAATCAATATTACAACAGGCAATAGACCAAGGATATACCGGCTTCTTAACACTTGAGCCACATCTTGTTGTATTTGATTCCATTAAAGATTTAGAAATTAAGCATTCCACTGACACAATACAAAATGTTGTTAACGATGGGGCTGAAGGTTACAAGATGCAATATGATGCACTATTGGAAATTTTAGCTGATATTGAAACAAAGGAGAATGCGGAATGAATAATGTACGGATTGGAATTATAGGCTTTGGCGCACAAGGTAGTACTTATGCTGGGTTTATTAGTGAAGGTAAAGTGAAAAATTTAACTATTGGTGCTATCTGTGATACTGATCCAGAGAAGAAATTAATTTGTAAAGCATCATATCCTGATATACCATTTTATGATGATTATCTAGAGATGTTGGAGAGTGGCAATGTCGATGCTATTGTAACAACTGTACCGCATCTATTGCATACAGAAATAGGTAAAGTTGCGTTATCAAAAAATATTCATACTTTATTGGAAAAACCGGCAGATATCTACGCAAGTAAAGTGAGAGAAATTAATACAATCGCTGATACCAAACCAGATGTAACATTTGCAATTTTCTTTAACCAAAGGACAAACCCTTTATATCAAAAACTTAAATCACTCATTGACTCAGGTGAAATAGGTGAGATAAGACGTACAAACTGGATTATAACAACTTGGTGGCGCCCTCAAGCTTATTATAACCAAAGTTCTTGGCGTGCAACTTGGACAGAAGAAGCAGGTGGCGTATTAGTAAATCAAGCACCTCATCAAATTGACCTTTTACAATGGATATGTGGATTGCCTAAAAAAGTATTTGCTAATATTAAATACGGTTATCAAAGAGATATAGCAGTCGATGACGATGTTACAACAATTTTAGATTATGGTAATGGGGCTACTGGTGTGTTTATTACTTGCACACACGATATTATTGGTACCGATCGCTTAGAAATAACTGGAGATAAAGGGAAAATTTTAGTTGAAGACAGTAAAAAAATGACAATTACACGCTTAAAACAATCTGAAACTTCTATAAATCATACAATGACGTGGGCTGAAGCTTCTGAAATTTTTAAAGGCAATGAACTTCAAGATATTTATGATCAAGAAGTCATCGAATTTGAAAGTGTTTGGGGTGAACAACATATCAATGTGTTAGAAAATTTTGCTGCCAACATCATAGATGGCACTCCTCTAATCGCCTCTGGTAGGGATGGTATTAATGGAGTTAGCCTTGTAAATGCAATCTATCTATCCAGTTGGCTGGGGGAAGAAGTATCATTACCTGTCGACTCAAATTTATTTTATAAATTATTACAAGATAAAATGAATTTAGAAGAATAATATGATTGGTCACTATTTAGCAATGGAGATGATAAAATGTTGAACATTGGTATCATTGGATTAGGAGATATATCCTCGATTCATATTCAAGCGATTAACCAAAATCCTAAAGCACAATTAGTTGCAATATGCGATAACAATCCGTTATTAAATCATTCAGTTAAACATTCTCGTTTTTACACAAATATTGACGATATGCTTGAAGCTGAATCACTAGATTGCGTACATGTTTGCTTACCACATTACCTACACGCTTACGCTACTAAGAAGTGCGTAGAAAAAGGGGTACATGTACTTCAAGAAAAACCACTCGCTCTAAATACCCAAGAAGGACGTGAATTAGTAGCATTGGAACAACGATACCCCAATGTAAAAATTGGTGTTTGTTTTCAAAATCGCTATAATGATACATTGATTGAATTAAAGAAAATAGTTGAAAGTGGTATATATGGACGTCCCATAGGTATAAAGGGCGTAGTAACTTGGTATAGACCTGAATCTTACTATATTAGCAAACCATGGAGAGGCGTTATGAAAACAGCTGGTGGAGGCGTTATGATAAACCAATCTATCCATACACTCGACTTGATGCAGTATCTTTGCGGCGATATCATTTCGATTAAAGGAAGTATTACTCAGCTATTAGATTACAATGTTGAAGTTGAAGACACAGCTTCTGCACAAATCAAATTTGAAAATGGGACCCATGGTTTATATTTTGCAACGAATGCAGGTATTGGTAATTCAAGTGTCGAACTGCAAGTTATATTTAAAAATGAAAAATTTACTATTAAAGATAATATACTTACACGTTTAAATAATCAGGGAGATAAAATACCTATCTTAGAAGATATTAAAGCAACTGGAACTAAATCCTATTATGGTCCAAGCCATGCCAAACTCATAAATCATTTTTACCATTGCATACTGACTGATTCTAGTCATTATATTCATGCAAAGGATGCATTAACTTCTATAGCAATGGTTGATACTATTGCGCAATCATCCCAGTTAGAACAGTCTCTTCCATTTGTTATTTAATAAAAACACTGCATTTAAATTAAATTTTGCAACACACTTCAGTCAATGGTATTGAAGTGTGCTTTTTATTTTTAAATTGATAAAAAACAATGTTATGTTTTATATTTATTGTATTTTTAATTAAGCTTCAATACAATAAATGTAAAGTGATTTAAATAAGGGGGATTTACATGAACTCTACTAACAAAGTAATTTTGGATCTTGCTGTAACGTTAGATGGCTATATTGAAGGACCAAACGGTGAAGTAGATTGGTGTATCATGGAACCAGAGATGGATTTTATAGGTTTTTTAAATCAAGTTGATGCAATTATATATGGCAGAAAAAGCTATGACTTGTGGGGGACATATACACCTGATACTCACGATATTTCAAATGGAGATAGTGTAATGTGGAAACACATTCATAGTAAAGATAAATATGTATTTACACATCAGTCTTTAGCAAATGACAAAAACACACAATTTTTAAATGGAGACATCATCAAGTCAGTAAATAAAATCAAACAGTCTCACGATAAAGATATTTGGTTATATGGTGGATCAAGTATTATTACTGCTTTTATTAATCATAATCTTATTGATGAATATCGCTTATCTATACACCCAACAATCTTAGGTGACGGAAAACCTTTATTCGAAAATATAGATCATCGTTTTAATATCGCTTTACACCATACACATACTTATAAAAGTGGTGTGGTTCAACTCATTTATCGAAAAATGACAGAATAAATCAATGAATAAAAGGAATGATACATTGTGAATGTTGCTGTAGAAACTGAAAATATTTCAAAAAGCCTAGGTACTAACTTAATAATTAATAAACTTTCATTTAACATACCTGAGCATTCAATTACTTTAATAAAGGGAAAAAATGGTGTAGGGAAAAGTTTAACATTGAAAATGATCGCAAACTTAATGGCACCAAATAATGGTAAGATTTCTGTTCATCATTCACTGAGTTATGCCCCTGATATGTTTCCCCAAAACATTAAGCTAACAGTTCAAGCATTTCTCAGTTATATGAATAAATTAAACGCCAATAATAATAATAATAATAATATTGATAAAATGAGTTTTTATTTAGACTTATTAAATTTAACGCATTTCCAAAACAAACCATTACACCAGCTGTCAAAAGGATCATTACAAAAAGTGAATATTATACAATGCTTGTTAACAGATGCTAAGATCATCATTTTAGACGAACCATTTTCTGGGTTAGATTACGATTCTGAAAAACGCTTGATAGATCATTTGAAAGTGTTGTCAAAGACTAAAACAATTATTTTAACAGCACATGATCATAATATTGAAAATTCAACTGTTACACATACACTAAATTTAGATGATCATTCATTTAATAGGATTACAACGACGGAAGCCTTAAAGTTAATAACTATTCCTAATCATAAATCATTGCATCCAGACATACAGAATTTAATACAGAGTGTTAATAGTGATGAAAATAATAGATTAATGATTAAAGTTTATCAATCTCAAAGTAACACTGTAATTCAAAAATTAATAAACGATAATTTTGATATTATCGAAGTAAAGGACATATAATATGCTATATTCTTTCTTAAAATATGAAAATTCAAAGTTTCTAAAATCATATGCTTTTATAGCTCCTGTATTCATATATATTTTATGCCTGGTAGGTATTTATATATATAAAAATATCACTGTTTTATCCAGTTTTGGCTCTACCGCTATTCTTTTATTTTTAGCAATGACTTGGATTTCTATTATCAATTTCAATAGAGATACACTAAATGAGCGACATATATTGTACGTTCACCTGAAAACCAAAACACGATACTTAATGATTAAAATGATTTATCAATTTTTATTTAGTTTCATCTTAATCTGTTTAACATTGTTATATCCCATCATCGTTGGTGTTTTTGATAAACATGTAACAGTTAACTTATTGTTCATTGGTATCGTCATACATATTATATTAAGTGCATTGGGTATTCTATTGGGTGCCTTTGTTACTAACACATCTATTGCTAACAAAAAATATACTTGGTTATTTACAATTTTTATTATTATTATTATTTTAACAAAAGAAATGATTATTGATAAAGTGCCAGTCGCTCAATGGCTATTATGGATATTTCCACCTATTAATAATATAATGAACCTCTTGAACTCAGACACACTATACATGCTCAACGTAAACTTTATATTGTCCTGTTCCTATACAGTCATCTATATTGTTATTGCATTTATAATCATTAACTACTTATTTAAAAAAAGTAGTTAATGATTATAGTTTAGTAATGGCTTTGATATATTATTTATAATAAAAACAAGCGCTATCTACAATGATATTAGTCGTAGACAGCGCTTGTTTTTTAATATTTAAAACTGATGAACCTTAATACTAAGCAATAAATACAAACAGCTCAATAATAGCGATGATTAAAAACACGAGAAAAATAATACCATATATATTATTTTTCTTTTTACTCGCTGAACTCGCTTCATTCTGTTTAGTTTTGCTATTCAGATTTGAAAAAAATGTAATGCCTGAATATACCGTTATTAATACAGTTAGTCCAAATAAGACCCAAGTACTAGACATCATCAAAACCTCCTTCAAAAATTTAAATAAATCTATTTTTATATGTGTATTAAAAATAATAACTTCTCATATATCTTTATTTTAATACATTTGTTTACCATATCCAATGCATATTAGTCATAATTTTGTGAAACTATTATCTATAATAAACTTCATCATACAAATAACTGGGCAAATACGTTATAATAGGTTGAAAAGACAAGATAGAGGGGTTAATATAATGAATGGTCTAAGAAGTGTTACCACAGGGACAAATGATTTAGAAAAAACTAAAAATTTATTTAAAGATGTATTAGGACTCAATGTAGCAAACAAGGGACAAGCGCTACGTTTTGGAGATGCTGACTTAAGCTCTGGTACACGTTTACATTTTGTAGAAATTCCTAACTATACAAATACTAATAACCACATTGAAAATATTGGCTTACGCGTACCAAGTGATGAAGGATTGGATGAGTACAAGTCTATTTTAGATCAACATCAAATTGAGCATGGATCTATAACAGATTTAAATGGCCATAAATATTTTGATTTTACCGATCAAAATGATCAATATTTCAACATTTATTCTAATGAGCATAATATTGGAGCCCCATTAGGTATGCCTTCGCTGGAAAGTACTGTTAACCCACTTCACCAAATTCAAGGTTTAGGTCCAGTTTTACTTAAAGTAAACGAGCTTTTATTAACTCAATCCATATTAAGTAAAGTTTTTGATCTCACACTTTTTGCAGAATATTCGCCAAATGCAGATGCAAACTATAAAGTTCAAGTATTTCGTATAGGCGAGGGTGGACTTGGTGGAGAATTGCATATTTATGCCACTGAAGAACCCATAAAAATGCCGGAACATGGTATTGTTGAACAAATTGAGTTTGCTACTGAATCTAAAGCGCAATTCCAAAACGCAATACAACAACTTGAAGTTATCGGGATTGCTTATCAAACTTTAGACCAAGATGGTGAAAAATCATTACGTATCACTGAACATAGTGGTCTTACATTTATATTAACCTTAGAAAACAATGAGTAAAGAGAGGATTTTCATATATGTTACATGAAACATGGAAGACAAATACACCCGTAAAGAAAGTAGAAGTAGTACACACAGATGCTAAAAAATTCAAAGTATCTGATATGCTAACGGTTGGAAAACAATATGATGTGATTAATGAGACAGAAGAATATTATCAGATTATCGATAATTCTGGCCTTGTTGGTGGCTATTACAAAGAATATTTTAAAGAAGTATAATTTAAATACATCTCTATATAAATAAGACTAGGACATAATATGATATTGTA
It encodes the following:
- the sucB gene encoding dihydrolipoyllysine-residue succinyltransferase, with the translated sequence MPEVKVPELAESITEGTIAEWLKQKGDSVEKGEAILELETDKVNVEVVSEEAGVLQELLANEGDTVEVGQAIAVVGEGNGSNSSESSANDDSQKNDSSSNDAQSQQVEEQNQSNDDAKQDNNQRINATPSARKYAREKGIDLSEVASQSNDVVRKEHIAQSQQQPASQQAPAKEEAKKPAQQNPTKPVIREKMSRRKKTAAKKLLEVSNNTAMLTTFNEIDMTNVMNLRKRKKEQFIKDHDGTKLGFMSFFTKAAVAALKKYPEVNAEIDGDDMITKQYYDIGVAVSTEDGLLVPFVRDCDKKNFAEIENEIANLAKKARDKKLGLDDMVNGSFTITNGGIFGSMMSTPIINGSQAAILGMHSIITRPIAVDADTIENRPMMYIALSYDHRIIDGKEAVGFLKTIKELIENPEDLLLES
- a CDS encoding AraC family transcriptional regulator codes for the protein MSFTGDFNVKLDSISLPNENEYIAWHKISDGHFGNELHYHDHYEIFFSLSGNMLYTIEGRQYQLDVGSMLIIAPYEFHQLNEQMDGHAERIGLRFDRKLLASLSNSNCQLAACFNTQNNDFKSKLQFKESEKRELYYLLQGLIDEQDHQRFGKKLAEQSLLTQFFIILNRVFLENTSITVIDDPESQLVRQVLDYMELHYAEPISLEELEKKFYVSRHKITQHFSKLVGYPPYRYLIQKRLQSAQCMLKNGESPQQVAVLCGFSDYSNFYRRFKTTYGCSPRDYYKQHLI
- a CDS encoding sugar phosphate isomerase/epimerase family protein, producing MMRPQIGVQMMMLKQEVAEKGIYNVLRSIDTLGYHAVEVSQIEMTEHNISEMQRAINDFNINIAAMSCGVEDISTTQKYPGDTLQHNFNKIVADCHAVDCTILRIGMLPINYMGSREKTLQFASICEKYAKKLKKEGIDLYYHAHNLEFVRYDDKFMLDIMRDHTEQLGFELDIHWLWRAGLNPIDIIPHYKNRIRAIHLKDYRIGEIDMTQYPGEGQEKIYYMLHMITQFAELGQGTLPLKDIITSALNNGSEYFFVEQDELYGSDPYNCLTVSRDYLITSGYKSWF
- a CDS encoding sugar phosphate isomerase/epimerase family protein, which produces MLKNIEISGFSDEISSDFDVQLATVHKLGMRYISLRGIDGYNISQFSVTNIKSNVLPKLKKFNIGVSSIGSPIGKIYIDDEEAFKSQLHSLKNLCEIAKVLECNYIRIFSFYIPETANFDDYQAEVIAKLKQFSNIAKMYDITLLHENEKEIYGDIARRCNTILTEVGSPHFKAIFDFANFVQCGENTQACYDLLADHIKYIHIKDAVYENNANVVCGKGNGQIKSILQQAIDQGYTGFLTLEPHLVVFDSIKDLEIKHSTDTIQNVVNDGAEGYKMQYDALLEILADIETKENAE
- a CDS encoding Gfo/Idh/MocA family protein — its product is MNNVRIGIIGFGAQGSTYAGFISEGKVKNLTIGAICDTDPEKKLICKASYPDIPFYDDYLEMLESGNVDAIVTTVPHLLHTEIGKVALSKNIHTLLEKPADIYASKVREINTIADTKPDVTFAIFFNQRTNPLYQKLKSLIDSGEIGEIRRTNWIITTWWRPQAYYNQSSWRATWTEEAGGVLVNQAPHQIDLLQWICGLPKKVFANIKYGYQRDIAVDDDVTTILDYGNGATGVFITCTHDIIGTDRLEITGDKGKILVEDSKKMTITRLKQSETSINHTMTWAEASEIFKGNELQDIYDQEVIEFESVWGEQHINVLENFAANIIDGTPLIASGRDGINGVSLVNAIYLSSWLGEEVSLPVDSNLFYKLLQDKMNLEE
- a CDS encoding Gfo/Idh/MocA family protein — encoded protein: MLNIGIIGLGDISSIHIQAINQNPKAQLVAICDNNPLLNHSVKHSRFYTNIDDMLEAESLDCVHVCLPHYLHAYATKKCVEKGVHVLQEKPLALNTQEGRELVALEQRYPNVKIGVCFQNRYNDTLIELKKIVESGIYGRPIGIKGVVTWYRPESYYISKPWRGVMKTAGGGVMINQSIHTLDLMQYLCGDIISIKGSITQLLDYNVEVEDTASAQIKFENGTHGLYFATNAGIGNSSVELQVIFKNEKFTIKDNILTRLNNQGDKIPILEDIKATGTKSYYGPSHAKLINHFYHCILTDSSHYIHAKDALTSIAMVDTIAQSSQLEQSLPFVI
- a CDS encoding dihydrofolate reductase family protein: MNSTNKVILDLAVTLDGYIEGPNGEVDWCIMEPEMDFIGFLNQVDAIIYGRKSYDLWGTYTPDTHDISNGDSVMWKHIHSKDKYVFTHQSLANDKNTQFLNGDIIKSVNKIKQSHDKDIWLYGGSSIITAFINHNLIDEYRLSIHPTILGDGKPLFENIDHRFNIALHHTHTYKSGVVQLIYRKMTE
- a CDS encoding ATP-binding cassette domain-containing protein — translated: MNVAVETENISKSLGTNLIINKLSFNIPEHSITLIKGKNGVGKSLTLKMIANLMAPNNGKISVHHSLSYAPDMFPQNIKLTVQAFLSYMNKLNANNNNNNNIDKMSFYLDLLNLTHFQNKPLHQLSKGSLQKVNIIQCLLTDAKIIILDEPFSGLDYDSEKRLIDHLKVLSKTKTIILTAHDHNIENSTVTHTLNLDDHSFNRITTTEALKLITIPNHKSLHPDIQNLIQSVNSDENNRLMIKVYQSQSNTVIQKLINDNFDIIEVKDI
- a CDS encoding VOC family protein, whose amino-acid sequence is MNGLRSVTTGTNDLEKTKNLFKDVLGLNVANKGQALRFGDADLSSGTRLHFVEIPNYTNTNNHIENIGLRVPSDEGLDEYKSILDQHQIEHGSITDLNGHKYFDFTDQNDQYFNIYSNEHNIGAPLGMPSLESTVNPLHQIQGLGPVLLKVNELLLTQSILSKVFDLTLFAEYSPNADANYKVQVFRIGEGGLGGELHIYATEEPIKMPEHGIVEQIEFATESKAQFQNAIQQLEVIGIAYQTLDQDGEKSLRITEHSGLTFILTLENNE
- a CDS encoding DUF6501 family protein, with the translated sequence MLHETWKTNTPVKKVEVVHTDAKKFKVSDMLTVGKQYDVINETEEYYQIIDNSGLVGGYYKEYFKEV